A window of the Besnoitia besnoiti strain Bb-Ger1 chromosome Unknown contig00073, whole genome shotgun sequence genome harbors these coding sequences:
- a CDS encoding uncharacterized protein (encoded by transcript BESB_075760) → MPKERYSGFSIHSATVDINYLFLGVYTTSWTTGLDLEGLCLPDPSSLVLFMTIMLSALSIVVSSVYLKNQHLYTSCTNIMTFTLVVAFLMLVCTEYTDRILVGLAPV, encoded by the exons atgcccaaggaGAGATACTCTGGATTTAGCATTCACtcagctacg gttgatataaactacctttttctgggagtatatactacgagttggactactggtttagatcttgaaggtctttgtttaccggatccaagttctcttgtgcttttcatgaccatcatgttaagtgcattaagtatagtggtatccagcgtatatttgaaaaaccaacatttgtatacaagctgtacgaatatcatgacattcactttggtagtcgccttcttaatgttagtctgtacggaatacacggatcggattcttgttggcctggcacctgtttag